A portion of the Anoxybacillus gonensis genome contains these proteins:
- a CDS encoding hemerythrin domain-containing protein yields MEFSPCSLVGHESVSLCPPLQRLKEEHGPLNEEKYALFVAAKSIYDGEEQDVVQAFIRLREKVQQFLQHLEPHSRREEDVLFPMMERYIGKQFGPIAVMEYEHQEAKQNIATFLQKTETIRSEEAKQLASYVMNAYMILTDHFAKEEQVLFPMAEKLLSAEEKEELAKRIDEIKG; encoded by the coding sequence ATGGAGTTTTCACCTTGCAGTCTCGTTGGACATGAATCTGTGTCATTATGTCCACCATTGCAACGATTAAAAGAAGAACACGGTCCATTAAATGAAGAAAAGTATGCTCTTTTTGTTGCAGCGAAAAGCATTTACGATGGGGAAGAGCAAGATGTTGTTCAAGCGTTCATTCGTTTGCGCGAGAAAGTACAACAATTTTTGCAACATTTAGAACCTCACTCTCGTCGAGAAGAAGATGTATTATTTCCGATGATGGAACGCTATATCGGAAAACAGTTCGGTCCGATTGCAGTTATGGAATACGAACATCAAGAAGCAAAACAAAATATTGCAACATTTTTACAAAAGACAGAGACCATTCGTTCAGAAGAAGCGAAACAATTAGCTTCATATGTCATGAACGCATATATGATTTTAACTGATCACTTTGCCAAGGAAGAGCAAGTACTTTTCCCGATGGCCGAAAAGTTACTATCTGCTGAGGAAAAAGAAGAATTAGCAAAAAGAATAGATGAGATTAAAGGCTAA
- the mobB gene encoding molybdopterin-guanine dinucleotide biosynthesis protein B — translation MVMIILQIVGYQNSGKTTLIEKIIHQLCENGYRVGTLKHHGHGGKVMLPKEKDTTRHAEAGAMVCAVEGDGTFLLHAKGNWELDELLCIYERFPIDVLLIEGFKHAAYPKIVCLRHREDEHLLHLKNILFSISWQRTDGSFFIEDEQAYMERIIAYVKGEQHVCDRS, via the coding sequence TTGGTCATGATAATTTTACAAATCGTTGGTTATCAAAATAGTGGAAAAACGACACTTATTGAAAAAATCATTCACCAGTTATGTGAAAATGGATATCGTGTTGGAACGTTAAAACATCACGGACATGGTGGGAAAGTCATGTTGCCGAAAGAAAAAGATACAACGCGTCACGCAGAGGCTGGGGCAATGGTATGTGCAGTGGAAGGGGACGGCACGTTTCTTCTTCATGCGAAAGGAAACTGGGAGCTTGATGAGTTACTATGTATATATGAACGATTTCCAATTGATGTATTGCTTATTGAAGGATTTAAACATGCAGCTTATCCGAAAATTGTTTGTTTACGTCATCGGGAAGATGAACATTTATTGCATTTAAAAAACATACTATTTTCAATTAGTTGGCAACGTACGGACGGATCTTTTTTTATTGAAGATGAACAAGCGTATATGGAGCGCATTATTGCTTATGTAAAGGGGGAACAACATGTTTGCGATCGTTCGTGA
- a CDS encoding molybdenum cofactor biosynthesis protein MoaE → MFAIVREPIHVGSVIEAVADRHAGAIVTFLGTVRELTNGKKTVYLQYEAYESMAQKKLEQIGQEIVARFPQAKVAIVHRIGRLDIADIAVAIAVSTPHRADAYEANRYAIERIKEIVPIWKKEYWEDGEMWIGNQKETVRYDHGAPKEEEI, encoded by the coding sequence ATGTTTGCGATCGTTCGTGAACCTATCCATGTAGGAAGTGTCATTGAAGCAGTTGCTGATCGTCATGCAGGGGCGATTGTAACGTTTCTTGGCACAGTAAGAGAATTAACGAATGGAAAAAAAACTGTATATTTGCAATATGAGGCGTATGAGTCGATGGCGCAAAAAAAATTAGAACAAATTGGTCAAGAAATTGTTGCCCGCTTTCCACAAGCAAAAGTAGCGATTGTCCATCGCATCGGTCGGCTTGATATTGCTGATATTGCGGTAGCTATTGCGGTCTCAACGCCGCATCGCGCAGACGCATATGAAGCGAATCGTTATGCCATTGAGCGAATTAAAGAAATCGTTCCTATTTGGAAAAAAGAGTATTGGGAAGATGGGGAAATGTGGATTGGTAATCAAAAAGAAACAGTTCGTTACGATCATGGCGCACCAAAGGAGGAAGAGATATGA
- a CDS encoding nitrate reductase subunit alpha has product MKKKSPLFKRLNYVKPIERHADAHSEVTYQDRDWEQIYRRRWQHDKVVRSTHGVNCTGSCSWNIYVKDGIVTWEGQKLDYPTTGPDMPDFEPRGCPRGASFSWYIYSPLRVKYPYVRGVLLNMWREALQQHKNPLDAWKSIVENRDKAKRYKQARGKGGFVRAEWDEVLKLVATSLLYTVIKYGPDRNVGFSPIPAMSMVSHAAGARFMSLMGGPILSFYDWYADLPPASPQIWGDQTDVPESSDWYNAGYIMTWGSNVPMTRTPDAHFLAEVRYKGTKVVSISPDFAESTKLADEWLSVKQGTDGALAMAMGHVILKEFYVDQQIEYFMNYAKQYTDFPFLITLKKKENGELIADRFLHASDIGRNTTNGEWKPALWNDRTNDFAIPNGTIGSRWENKGKWNLKMVDEETEEAIEPRLTMLGIEDEIATVQIPYFSHDGNKILKRAIPVKRVHIGHEELYVSTVYDLVLANYGVDRGIGGEVAKTYDDLVPFTPAWQESITGVKRDLVIQIAREFAQNAVDTKGRSMIIVGAGINHWFNSDTIYRAVLNLVLFVGAQGVNGGGWAHYVGQEKLRPVEGWQTIAMARDWQAPPKLQNGTSFYYFATDQWRYEDTPVGQLVSPLAKEARYQHYADYNVLAARLGWLPSYPTFEKNGIDLYNEAVASGAKTVEDIGAYVAKQLKEKTLRFAIEDPDNEKNFPRNLIVWRANLISSSGKGHEYFLKHLLGTSHGLMNDDKDSLRPQEITWREEAPEGKLDLLINLDFRMAGTALYSDVVLPAATWYEKHDLSSTDMHPFIHPFNPAIAVPWEARSDWEIFKSLAKAVSQVAEEVGMMPVKEVVATPILHDTPQELAQPFGKIKDWSKGECEPIPGKTMPQIHVVERDYTKIFEKMTALGPNVVKAPFGVKGMTWSVEEEYEKLKHVLGTVRGATVANGCPDISDAKKVAEAILTLSSTTNGHVAVKAWESLEKKTNLQLKDLAEEREEECFTFEQITAQPKTVITSPAFSGSEKGGRRYSPFTTNVERLIPWRTLTGRQSFYIDHELMQEFGETMATFKPILQHKPFQKNRPDVEGKEITLNYLTPHNKWSVHSMYFDSQPMLTLFRGGPTIWLSKEDAEEAGIQDNDWIECFNRNGVVVARAVVSHRLPRGIAFMHHAQDRHINVPGSKLTNNRGGTHNSPTRIHVKPTHMIGGYAQLSYGFNYYGPTGNQRDLNVIIRKLKEVDWLED; this is encoded by the coding sequence GTGAAAAAGAAATCACCATTGTTCAAGCGTTTGAACTACGTGAAGCCGATTGAACGTCATGCGGATGCACATAGTGAAGTCACATATCAAGATCGTGATTGGGAGCAAATATATCGCAGAAGATGGCAACATGACAAAGTTGTACGTTCAACACATGGTGTCAACTGTACAGGCTCATGTAGTTGGAATATTTATGTGAAGGACGGCATCGTTACATGGGAAGGACAAAAGCTTGACTACCCAACAACCGGACCTGATATGCCAGACTTTGAGCCTAGAGGTTGTCCAAGGGGAGCGAGTTTTTCGTGGTACATTTATAGTCCGCTTCGTGTCAAATACCCATATGTTCGTGGGGTGTTGTTAAATATGTGGCGCGAAGCGTTGCAACAACATAAAAATCCGCTTGATGCTTGGAAAAGCATCGTCGAGAACCGAGACAAAGCGAAACGTTATAAGCAAGCGCGTGGAAAAGGTGGATTTGTGCGCGCAGAGTGGGATGAAGTATTAAAGCTTGTTGCGACGTCTTTACTTTATACAGTAATTAAGTACGGTCCAGACCGAAATGTCGGATTTTCTCCTATTCCGGCCATGTCGATGGTAAGCCATGCAGCAGGTGCTCGCTTTATGTCGCTTATGGGAGGTCCTATCTTAAGTTTTTATGATTGGTATGCAGATTTACCTCCAGCTTCGCCGCAAATTTGGGGAGATCAAACGGACGTGCCAGAAAGTAGCGACTGGTACAATGCCGGTTACATTATGACATGGGGATCAAACGTGCCGATGACGCGTACGCCAGACGCTCACTTTTTAGCGGAAGTGCGATATAAAGGAACGAAAGTCGTTTCGATTAGTCCAGATTTTGCTGAATCGACGAAGCTAGCAGATGAATGGTTAAGCGTGAAACAAGGGACAGATGGCGCTTTAGCGATGGCGATGGGACACGTCATTTTAAAAGAGTTTTATGTTGATCAACAAATAGAATATTTTATGAATTACGCAAAACAATACACCGATTTTCCGTTTTTAATTACGCTCAAAAAGAAAGAAAACGGCGAATTGATTGCGGATCGTTTCTTGCATGCATCTGATATCGGACGAAATACGACAAACGGGGAATGGAAGCCAGCGCTTTGGAATGATCGAACAAACGATTTTGCCATTCCGAACGGAACGATTGGATCACGTTGGGAAAATAAAGGGAAATGGAATTTAAAAATGGTAGACGAAGAAACAGAAGAAGCGATCGAGCCACGTTTGACGATGTTAGGAATAGAAGACGAAATCGCAACGGTACAAATTCCATACTTTTCACATGATGGAAACAAAATTTTAAAACGCGCGATACCTGTAAAACGTGTGCATATTGGGCACGAGGAATTGTACGTTTCGACTGTATACGATTTAGTTCTTGCGAACTATGGAGTGGACCGTGGTATTGGCGGGGAAGTGGCGAAAACGTACGATGATCTCGTACCGTTTACACCAGCATGGCAAGAAAGCATAACAGGCGTAAAACGTGACCTTGTTATTCAAATTGCGCGTGAGTTTGCGCAAAATGCGGTAGATACAAAAGGGCGTTCAATGATTATCGTCGGTGCAGGAATTAACCATTGGTTTAACTCCGATACAATTTATCGAGCCGTTTTAAATCTCGTTTTATTCGTTGGCGCACAAGGAGTAAACGGTGGAGGCTGGGCGCATTATGTTGGTCAAGAAAAATTGCGTCCGGTAGAAGGTTGGCAAACGATTGCGATGGCGCGTGACTGGCAAGCACCACCGAAATTGCAAAACGGAACATCATTTTACTATTTTGCGACAGACCAATGGCGTTATGAGGACACACCAGTTGGACAGCTCGTATCGCCGCTTGCCAAAGAAGCACGTTATCAACATTATGCTGATTACAATGTTCTTGCGGCTCGTTTAGGTTGGTTGCCTTCTTATCCAACTTTCGAAAAAAACGGAATTGATCTTTACAACGAAGCGGTCGCATCAGGGGCAAAAACAGTCGAAGATATTGGGGCATATGTAGCGAAGCAGTTAAAAGAGAAAACATTACGTTTTGCGATTGAAGATCCAGACAACGAGAAAAACTTCCCTCGCAATTTAATCGTTTGGCGTGCTAACTTAATTTCAAGTTCAGGAAAAGGACATGAATACTTTTTGAAACATTTGCTCGGAACGTCGCACGGATTAATGAACGATGACAAAGATAGTCTTCGTCCGCAAGAAATAACGTGGCGTGAGGAAGCACCTGAAGGAAAATTAGATTTGCTTATTAACCTCGATTTCCGAATGGCTGGAACGGCGTTATATTCTGATGTTGTATTACCTGCAGCAACATGGTATGAGAAGCATGATTTAAGCAGTACAGATATGCATCCGTTTATTCATCCATTTAATCCTGCGATTGCCGTACCATGGGAAGCACGTTCAGATTGGGAAATTTTTAAATCGCTTGCAAAGGCCGTATCACAAGTAGCAGAAGAAGTAGGCATGATGCCAGTTAAAGAAGTTGTGGCGACACCGATCCTTCACGATACTCCACAAGAATTAGCACAACCGTTTGGAAAAATTAAAGATTGGAGTAAAGGGGAATGTGAGCCGATTCCAGGAAAAACGATGCCGCAAATTCACGTTGTTGAGCGGGACTACACAAAAATATTTGAAAAAATGACAGCGCTCGGTCCAAATGTTGTCAAAGCACCTTTTGGTGTAAAAGGTATGACATGGTCGGTAGAAGAAGAATATGAAAAATTAAAACATGTGTTAGGAACAGTTCGAGGCGCCACTGTTGCGAACGGTTGCCCAGATATAAGCGATGCAAAAAAAGTAGCTGAAGCCATTTTAACGCTTTCATCAACGACAAATGGTCATGTGGCGGTAAAAGCATGGGAATCTCTTGAGAAAAAGACGAATTTACAATTAAAAGATTTAGCGGAAGAGCGAGAAGAAGAATGTTTTACATTTGAACAAATTACGGCGCAACCGAAAACAGTCATTACATCGCCTGCATTTAGCGGTTCGGAAAAAGGTGGACGTCGCTATTCGCCATTTACGACAAACGTGGAACGACTTATTCCTTGGCGGACGTTAACAGGACGTCAATCATTTTATATTGATCATGAGTTAATGCAAGAGTTTGGTGAAACGATGGCAACGTTTAAGCCTATTTTGCAACATAAACCGTTCCAAAAAAATCGTCCAGATGTCGAAGGAAAAGAGATTACGCTCAATTATTTAACGCCGCATAATAAATGGTCTGTTCATAGTATGTATTTTGATTCGCAACCGATGTTGACGCTATTCCGCGGCGGTCCAACTATTTGGTTAAGTAAAGAAGACGCGGAAGAAGCAGGCATTCAAGATAACGACTGGATTGAATGTTTCAACCGAAACGGTGTCGTTGTTGCGCGTGCAGTCGTTTCTCACCGCCTTCCGAGAGGAATTGCATTTATGCATCATGCTCAAGATCGGCATATTAACGTACCGGGATCAAAATTAACGAACAATCGCGGCGGTACGCATAATAGTCCGACACGCATTCATGTCAAACCGACGCATATGATCGGAGGATACGCGCAATTAAGCTATGGATTTAACTATTACGGTCCGACTGGAAACCAACGCGACTTGAACGTCATTATTCGCAAGTTGAAGGAGGTTGATTGGCTTGAAGATTAA
- the glp gene encoding gephyrin-like molybdotransferase Glp yields MRKPIPIDEAIERVMEWCREGEKEYVSLEQCDGRILAEHVEATMPIPWFDRSPYDGYALVADATERASTHAPVLLEVVGTIGAGSVWDGTLAPNEAVKIMTGAAIPNGANAVVMVELTKEIEKDGKRFVQIKRKVNEGENISRVGEDMKQGEIVVEKGTVIHPGIVAVLATFGYDRVPVMKKPKVAIISTGSELLHVYEPLEKGKIRNSNAYMLQAQIRRVGGEPILFGKVADTFEHTLHVVQKALREADVVITTGGVSVGDFDYMPRVYEHLGAKLLFNKVAMRPGSVTSAAVFENKMLFGLSGNPSACYVGFELFARPFIKAMLGQPKRYLKKVQAVLQKDFLKPNPFTRFVRANVSYDDGMLHVEPVGKDKSNIVSSLAQANAFIVLPGGTRGFQAGNRVDVLLLHDEGDNVWS; encoded by the coding sequence ATGCGCAAACCGATTCCGATTGACGAAGCAATCGAACGAGTAATGGAATGGTGCCGTGAAGGAGAAAAAGAGTATGTTTCGTTAGAGCAATGTGATGGACGCATTTTAGCGGAACATGTGGAAGCAACGATGCCGATTCCATGGTTTGATCGCTCACCATATGACGGCTATGCTCTTGTTGCGGACGCGACAGAAAGGGCTTCAACTCATGCTCCTGTATTATTAGAAGTCGTTGGCACAATTGGAGCTGGTTCGGTTTGGGATGGAACGTTGGCGCCAAACGAAGCAGTAAAAATTATGACAGGTGCAGCCATTCCAAATGGAGCAAATGCGGTCGTGATGGTTGAATTGACGAAAGAAATTGAAAAAGACGGGAAGCGCTTTGTGCAAATAAAAAGAAAAGTGAATGAAGGCGAAAATATTTCGCGTGTTGGGGAAGATATGAAACAAGGTGAGATCGTCGTTGAAAAAGGAACTGTCATTCATCCAGGGATTGTTGCGGTTTTAGCAACGTTTGGATATGATCGCGTTCCTGTGATGAAAAAGCCAAAAGTCGCCATTATTTCAACGGGAAGTGAACTTCTTCATGTTTACGAGCCGCTTGAAAAAGGGAAAATCCGCAACAGCAACGCTTATATGCTTCAAGCGCAAATTCGACGCGTTGGGGGAGAGCCTATTTTGTTTGGCAAAGTGGCCGATACGTTTGAACATACGCTACACGTCGTACAAAAAGCGTTACGTGAAGCAGATGTGGTCATAACAACGGGTGGTGTATCCGTTGGGGATTTCGATTATATGCCTCGCGTATATGAACATCTCGGTGCCAAATTGTTATTCAATAAAGTAGCGATGCGACCAGGAAGTGTGACATCAGCGGCTGTATTTGAAAATAAAATGTTGTTTGGACTGTCAGGCAATCCTTCTGCATGTTATGTGGGCTTTGAATTATTTGCTCGTCCATTTATAAAAGCGATGTTAGGACAGCCTAAACGTTATTTAAAGAAAGTGCAAGCGGTTTTACAAAAAGATTTTTTAAAACCGAATCCATTTACTCGTTTTGTTCGTGCAAACGTATCGTATGACGATGGAATGTTACACGTGGAACCGGTTGGAAAAGATAAATCAAATATTGTTTCATCGCTCGCACAAGCAAACGCTTTTATCGTTTTGCCGGGAGGAACACGCGGTTTTCAAGCGGGTAATCGTGTTGATGTGCTTTTACTTCATGATGAAGGAGACAATGTTTGGTCATGA
- the moaD gene encoding molybdopterin converting factor subunit 1, which translates to MIRVLLFAYIKERLGKEEIVFNEQQMTVRQLRERLEQEYHLQATSSLMIAINEEFATDDDIVYAGDVVALIPPVSGG; encoded by the coding sequence ATGATTCGCGTATTACTATTTGCCTACATAAAAGAACGACTCGGCAAAGAGGAAATTGTATTCAATGAACAACAAATGACTGTTCGGCAACTTCGTGAGCGTCTTGAGCAAGAATATCATTTACAAGCCACTTCTTCACTTATGATCGCGATTAACGAAGAATTTGCAACAGATGATGACATAGTATATGCCGGTGATGTCGTTGCACTGATTCCACCGGTCAGTGGAGGGTGA
- the mobA gene encoding molybdenum cofactor guanylyltransferase: MKTIGIVLAGGQSKRFGEPKALALRHGKPFLFYSIEALRPIVDEIVIVAQPHIRTKLSFQDVSWIEDDPQYKGKGPLAGIYSAIVHHEATWYVVLPCDIPFIHETIIRMLKEQADDAFDAIVPYVNGRLQPLIAIYHYRVKSLIYNCLQQEEYRMHTFLSSCRVKRVGMKEEQPFMNINTKEQFYKWIS; the protein is encoded by the coding sequence ATGAAAACGATCGGCATTGTTTTAGCGGGCGGACAATCAAAACGGTTTGGTGAACCAAAAGCGCTTGCGTTGCGACATGGAAAACCTTTTCTTTTTTATAGTATTGAGGCGTTGCGTCCGATCGTTGATGAAATCGTTATTGTTGCCCAGCCACATATTCGAACGAAATTATCGTTTCAAGACGTATCATGGATCGAGGATGATCCACAATACAAAGGGAAAGGCCCATTAGCAGGAATTTATTCGGCTATCGTGCATCATGAAGCAACGTGGTATGTTGTATTGCCATGTGATATCCCGTTTATTCATGAGACGATTATACGTATGCTTAAGGAACAAGCAGATGATGCATTCGATGCCATTGTGCCATATGTGAATGGGAGACTCCAACCACTGATTGCTATATATCACTATCGAGTGAAATCGCTTATATACAATTGTCTTCAACAAGAGGAGTATCGCATGCATACGTTTCTTTCCTCCTGTCGAGTGAAACGTGTTGGGATGAAAGAAGAACAACCGTTTATGAATATTAACACAAAAGAGCAATTTTATAAATGGATTAGTTAG
- a CDS encoding ThiF family adenylyltransferase — MMERYSRQMLFSPIGEKGQRVIQQKHVLIVGAGALGSANADMLARAGVGRLTIVDRDYVDWTNLQRQQLYSEEDADNRWPKAVAAKRRLASVNHDVHVEALVMDAQDESFASLFEQQIDLIIDGTDNFETRFLLNDLAQKYRIPWIYGACVGSYGLSFTIIPEQTPCFRCVMNHLPSYHLTCDNVGIISPAVQMVAAYQTTEALKILVGDVRAIRRSLVIFDVWQNEHRFLQVHKLKNEHCPSCGTDRIYPALRSERAKTSVLCGRDTVQIRHTHPFHITNMMEQMKANGQQVHGNEYLLMTQLEGHRVVLFADGRMLVHGTKDATFARSLYQKYFS; from the coding sequence ATGATGGAGCGGTACTCGCGACAAATGTTATTTTCTCCAATTGGTGAAAAGGGACAACGAGTCATTCAACAAAAGCACGTTTTGATCGTTGGAGCAGGAGCACTCGGTTCAGCAAATGCAGATATGTTAGCGCGTGCAGGAGTCGGTCGATTAACAATTGTTGATCGCGATTATGTTGATTGGACAAATTTACAGCGCCAACAGTTATATAGTGAAGAAGATGCTGACAACAGATGGCCAAAAGCGGTTGCTGCCAAGCGTCGTCTAGCTTCAGTAAACCATGACGTTCATGTTGAGGCACTTGTCATGGACGCCCAAGACGAATCGTTCGCTTCTCTTTTTGAACAACAAATTGATCTCATCATTGACGGAACAGATAATTTCGAAACGCGTTTTCTACTAAATGATTTGGCACAAAAGTATCGGATTCCTTGGATATACGGGGCTTGCGTCGGAAGCTATGGTCTTTCGTTTACGATTATACCAGAACAAACGCCATGTTTCCGCTGCGTTATGAATCATTTGCCTTCTTATCATTTGACATGCGATAACGTCGGTATTATTTCTCCTGCCGTGCAAATGGTTGCGGCGTATCAAACAACGGAAGCGTTAAAAATATTAGTGGGAGATGTCAGAGCGATCCGACGTTCACTCGTTATTTTTGACGTTTGGCAAAACGAGCATCGCTTTTTACAAGTTCATAAATTAAAAAATGAGCATTGTCCATCATGTGGAACTGATCGAATATATCCTGCTTTGCGAAGTGAGAGAGCAAAAACATCTGTTCTATGCGGCAGAGATACGGTACAAATTCGTCATACACACCCATTTCACATCACAAACATGATGGAACAAATGAAAGCAAATGGACAACAAGTACATGGCAACGAATATTTATTAATGACTCAATTAGAAGGGCATCGTGTCGTTTTATTTGCTGATGGTCGCATGCTTGTACATGGTACAAAAGATGCTACATTTGCTCGTTCGTTATATCAAAAATACTTTTCTTAA
- the moaC gene encoding cyclic pyranopterin monophosphate synthase MoaC yields MGTFTHFNEQGRAKMVDISEKGETVRTACAMSRVIVSKEVYEKIVRSEVKKGDVLAVAQVAGIMAAKRTADLIPMCHPISLTGVDISFTWQVKETNYELQIEAFVKTKGSTGVEMEALTAASICALTIYDMCKAIDKGIVIGSTYLVEKTGGKSGNFKRQEG; encoded by the coding sequence ATGGGAACATTTACACATTTTAATGAACAAGGTCGGGCGAAAATGGTTGATATTTCAGAAAAAGGAGAAACGGTGCGAACTGCTTGTGCGATGTCTCGCGTGATCGTGTCAAAAGAGGTGTACGAAAAAATTGTGCGCTCGGAAGTGAAAAAAGGAGACGTATTAGCCGTCGCTCAAGTGGCTGGCATTATGGCGGCAAAACGTACAGCTGATCTTATTCCGATGTGTCATCCTATTTCGTTAACGGGAGTTGATATTTCGTTTACATGGCAAGTGAAAGAAACAAATTATGAGTTGCAAATTGAAGCGTTTGTCAAAACAAAAGGAAGTACTGGGGTGGAAATGGAGGCGTTAACAGCTGCTTCGATTTGTGCTTTAACCATTTATGATATGTGTAAAGCAATCGATAAAGGAATTGTGATTGGTTCGACATATTTAGTAGAAAAAACGGGTGGGAAAAGTGGAAATTTTAAAAGACAAGAGGGATGA
- a CDS encoding MogA/MoaB family molybdenum cofactor biosynthesis protein produces MGVHDHKKQAMLPVRCKIVTVSDTRTYETDTSGRWIREQLEQSNIVVAAYEIVKDDVFAIRQAVQSVEQVDVILMNGGTGFTKRDVTIEAIQPLLEKEMVGFGELFRFLSYEQIGSAAMLSRALAGSMNGMIIFCMPGSTNAVRLAMEKLILPEIRHLVWELRRQ; encoded by the coding sequence ATGGGGGTTCATGATCATAAAAAGCAGGCGATGCTCCCTGTCCGATGTAAAATTGTGACCGTTTCTGATACGCGCACATATGAAACAGATACGAGTGGACGATGGATACGTGAACAATTAGAGCAATCAAACATTGTTGTTGCTGCATACGAAATTGTTAAAGATGATGTATTCGCCATTCGACAAGCTGTTCAATCAGTTGAACAAGTAGATGTCATTTTAATGAATGGAGGAACGGGATTTACAAAACGTGATGTGACGATTGAAGCCATTCAGCCGTTGCTTGAAAAAGAAATGGTTGGGTTCGGTGAGCTTTTTCGCTTTTTAAGTTATGAGCAAATCGGAAGTGCAGCGATGTTAAGTCGTGCGCTTGCTGGTTCGATGAACGGCATGATCATTTTTTGTATGCCCGGGTCAACAAACGCTGTGCGCTTAGCAATGGAAAAGCTCATTTTACCCGAAATTCGCCATCTTGTTTGGGAGCTTCGTCGCCAATGA
- a CDS encoding Crp/Fnr family transcriptional regulator encodes MSQFISKKNFEQLKKLAYKTIKVKKGMFLFQEGQIGENFFVVLSGKFQISKFSGDGKELCLRLCGPNAVIGELMIFSDNGRYLFNGRALEDSEVLAIKNEDIEKELLANSEFAVEFLKMMTDHFRKQHTKFRDLVLYGKKGALYSTLIRMANSYGVQTKDGILLDVPVTHQDLANFSSTSRESVNRELNTLKSKGIISFKGRKIIIHSLDYLKKQINCEGCPSSYCNIE; translated from the coding sequence ATGTCTCAGTTTATTAGCAAAAAAAATTTTGAACAACTAAAGAAGTTAGCATATAAAACGATAAAAGTGAAAAAAGGGATGTTTTTATTTCAAGAAGGACAAATTGGCGAAAACTTTTTTGTCGTCTTATCTGGTAAGTTTCAAATTAGTAAATTTTCCGGTGATGGAAAAGAGTTATGTTTACGGCTATGTGGTCCGAATGCTGTCATTGGCGAGTTGATGATTTTTTCAGATAACGGCAGATATCTGTTCAACGGACGGGCGTTAGAAGATAGCGAAGTGCTTGCGATTAAAAACGAAGATATTGAAAAAGAGTTGCTTGCCAATTCGGAGTTTGCTGTTGAGTTTTTGAAAATGATGACCGATCATTTCCGTAAGCAACATACGAAATTTCGCGATCTCGTTCTATATGGAAAAAAGGGCGCATTATATTCTACACTTATTCGGATGGCAAACAGCTATGGCGTTCAGACAAAAGACGGCATTTTATTAGACGTTCCTGTTACCCATCAAGATTTAGCTAATTTTAGCTCTACATCGCGTGAAAGTGTGAATCGCGAATTAAATACATTAAAAAGCAAAGGCATCATCTCCTTCAAAGGGAGAAAAATTATTATTCATAGCTTAGACTATTTAAAAAAACAAATTAACTGTGAAGGGTGTCCATCGTCATATTGCAACATCGAATAG